Proteins found in one Terriglobales bacterium genomic segment:
- a CDS encoding PilN domain-containing protein yields MIRINLSGAARPKGKRAAAAAPEFAGEGPSSVVFILIGVVLAVAINGGLWWYLDGQSKRLDAKMATANKEYDALQATKQRVDQKQKLADDIRRRTDVIDKLRKEQSGPVELLSMVGDTVNSTDAIWLATMKDDGSNLNLEGVAFSPHAVANLMANLKRTGYFRSVELKEAIQDETVKDMQAFNFTIICEKKPKS; encoded by the coding sequence ATGATCCGAATCAACCTTTCCGGAGCCGCAAGACCGAAGGGTAAGCGCGCGGCCGCTGCGGCGCCCGAGTTCGCAGGCGAGGGTCCCAGCTCGGTCGTCTTCATTCTCATCGGGGTGGTGCTTGCCGTGGCCATCAACGGCGGGTTGTGGTGGTACCTCGATGGCCAGAGCAAGAGGCTGGACGCGAAAATGGCGACCGCCAACAAGGAATACGACGCGCTGCAGGCTACCAAGCAGCGCGTGGACCAGAAGCAGAAGCTGGCGGACGACATCAGGCGCCGCACCGACGTCATCGACAAGCTGCGCAAAGAGCAGTCGGGGCCGGTGGAACTGCTGAGCATGGTGGGCGATACGGTCAACAGCACCGATGCCATCTGGCTGGCCACCATGAAGGATGATGGCAGCAACCTCAACCTGGAAGGCGTGGCCTTCAGCCCGCACGCGGTGGCCAACCTGATGGCCAATCTGAAGCGCACCGGCTACTTCCGGTCGGTGGAACTGAAAGAGGCCATCCAGGACGAGACGGTGAAGGACATGCAGGCATTCAATTTCACCATCATCTGCGAGAAGAAGCCGAAATCGTAG
- the pilO gene encoding type 4a pilus biogenesis protein PilO — MSPGRKFGITIGAVLVITLVLGFLVLKPMYDENGRKETSLKARLAEIEQLRPLVAKERDLDTNIEQLKVQLERQRTVVPDEKQADQFMHVLQEQASAAGIEIRRYTAKPVATRDYYTEVPFEIDIDGPYYGVVSFFQKVAHLERIINIGNLQMATPVRQSDAKTKKKYNYAPGESVVASFTATTFFSRTPEAAPAAPPAPAKK; from the coding sequence ATGTCGCCGGGCAGAAAATTCGGAATCACCATCGGCGCGGTGCTGGTAATCACGCTGGTGCTCGGCTTCCTCGTGCTCAAGCCGATGTATGACGAGAACGGGCGGAAGGAAACCAGCCTGAAGGCTCGGCTGGCGGAGATCGAGCAGTTGCGCCCGCTGGTGGCCAAAGAAAGGGATCTGGACACCAACATCGAGCAGCTGAAGGTTCAGCTGGAGCGTCAGCGCACCGTGGTGCCTGACGAGAAGCAGGCCGACCAGTTCATGCACGTCCTGCAGGAGCAGGCATCGGCCGCGGGGATCGAGATCCGGCGCTACACCGCCAAGCCGGTGGCCACGCGCGATTACTACACCGAGGTCCCCTTCGAGATCGATATTGACGGGCCGTACTACGGGGTGGTGAGCTTCTTCCAAAAAGTGGCCCATCTGGAGCGCATCATCAACATCGGCAACCTGCAGATGGCGACGCCGGTGCGGCAATCCGACGCCAAGACCAAGAAGAAGTACAACTATGCCCCCGGGGAGAGTGTCGTCGCCAGCTTCACCGCGACCACCTTCTTCAGCCGGACGCCCGAAGCGGCCCCGGCAGCGCCCCCGGCGCCGGCCAAGAAGTAG